In Agromyces sp. Leaf222, the genomic window TTCCAGTTACTACCTTTTCTGTTAGGGTCGCTTCCAGTAACGCGTGAGCACCGAGATCCTGCGCGCGGCGTCACTGCACTGCACCACCTTCCACGCAACGAAGCACGAGAGGAATGCCGGAGATGACTCGAACCAAACGCTCCTTCGCGGTGGCACTCGCCGCCGGAGCGGCCGCGATCGCACTGGGAATGACGGGCTGCGCCCCGTCGGCCGGAGGCGGCAGCGGCGACAGCGCCGTCCTGCGGGTCTGGGCGGGCAGCGCCACCCCGATCAACAACAACTTCAACCCGTTCGCCGTCGACACGGCCGTGCACGCGACCTTCGGTGCGATCTACGAGCCGCTGTTCTTCTTCAACCAGCTCTCGGCCGACGAGCCCATGGGACTCATCGGCGACTCCTACGAGTACAGCGAAGACGGCCGCACGCTCACCGTCACGATCAAGCCCGACCTGAAGTGGAACGACGGCGAGGCGCTCACGGCGGCCGATGTCGCCTTCACGTTCGGCTACGGCTCGAACAAGTCCGAGCAGTTCGTCTCCGCCGAGGCCCCCGACGACACGACCGTCGTGCTGACCTACACCGAACCGCAGTTCACGAGCGCTTCGCTCACCCTCGGCTCGACGTACATCATCCCCGAGCACATCTGGGCCGACATCGACGACTTCATGGCCGAGACGAACCCCGAGCCGGTCGGCTCCGGCCCGTACAAGCTGAAGAGCTTCTCCGACGCGGCGTACACCGTCGAGGCCAACGACGAGTTCCGCGACGGCGCGCCCGCCGTCGAAGAGGTCCAGTACGTGGGGCTCGACTCGAACCAGTCGTCGCAGGACCTGCTGACCACCGGCAAGATCGACTGGGTCGGCCAGTTCATCGCGAACCCCGACGCCGTCACCGGCAAGGGCAACATCACGACGATGAACCAGCAGCAGGACCCGACCACCATCACGACCTGCGCCAACGCCGACCTCGGCTGCGAGGGCCCGCAGACCGACCCCGCGGTCCGCCAGGCGATCAACGTCGCCATCGACCGCGCGACGATCGCCGACAAGGCGTTCGCCGGCCTCGCGGGCGAGTCCTCGCCGTCGTTCACCCTCCAGCCGCGAGACGAGCAGTGGCTGGGCGACCCCGAGCTCGCCACCAGCCCGCAG contains:
- a CDS encoding ABC transporter substrate-binding protein gives rise to the protein MTRTKRSFAVALAAGAAAIALGMTGCAPSAGGGSGDSAVLRVWAGSATPINNNFNPFAVDTAVHATFGAIYEPLFFFNQLSADEPMGLIGDSYEYSEDGRTLTVTIKPDLKWNDGEALTAADVAFTFGYGSNKSEQFVSAEAPDDTTVVLTYTEPQFTSASLTLGSTYIIPEHIWADIDDFMAETNPEPVGSGPYKLKSFSDAAYTVEANDEFRDGAPAVEEVQYVGLDSNQSSQDLLTTGKIDWVGQFIANPDAVTGKGNITTMNQQQDPTTITTCANADLGCEGPQTDPAVRQAINVAIDRATIADKAFAGLAGESSPSFTLQPRDEQWLGDPELATSPQTADAAEAGAILEAAGYTKDADGFYGKGGTAFEIDLFSPDGWTDYNDAAKLISEQAAEAGIRINARTVSDAEYWTPIQNGDFQMALYGLTQSLVADPYSNYHEYFAGTSTAKVGEMPLVGQNYSRYTNPIVDAAVLAAGSTQDVAAKQEAYSAIQTEIARDLPYIPVVLNASQSFFNTEKFSGWPTEDDLYAAPLPYLAVANAVVLAHLTPAK